In Candidatus Nitronauta litoralis, one DNA window encodes the following:
- a CDS encoding cytochrome d ubiquinol oxidase subunit II, translated as MIEFIALFMGISIWLYCLLGGADFGAGILELFTPKAMQKEQRKVVNKALSSVWEVNHIWLILALVICFNAFPKVWAQIAITFHIPLTIMLMGIVCRGCAFTFRHYDAYKDESQIYYNRFFTLSSLLTPFSLGLVAGGLILGRINPAATSFNTAYIAPWFNLFSFTLAIFLCILFTYLASVYLVGETSDQKLKSFFIFRAKRWMTASIVVGGAVFITGWFSHSDLFQRFLTSPVSLFCVGLTTLLLIPGWIALNERAIWIPRVIASGQFTLIVLGWYNVEYPYLIPPSPQFGYPGLTLYDAAASGAVLNSLALALIIGSLLIFPSIFYLFKVFKVRT; from the coding sequence ATGATTGAGTTCATCGCCCTGTTCATGGGTATTTCCATCTGGCTTTATTGTTTACTCGGTGGCGCAGACTTTGGGGCAGGCATTCTGGAGTTGTTTACACCCAAAGCGATGCAAAAAGAACAACGCAAGGTCGTAAACAAAGCCCTCAGCTCGGTTTGGGAAGTCAACCACATCTGGCTGATTCTGGCACTGGTGATTTGCTTCAACGCTTTCCCGAAAGTCTGGGCACAGATTGCCATCACCTTTCATATTCCCCTCACCATCATGCTGATGGGTATTGTGTGTCGCGGTTGTGCATTTACTTTTAGACACTACGATGCCTACAAAGATGAGTCCCAGATTTATTACAACCGGTTTTTTACTTTGTCCAGCCTGCTCACTCCATTCAGTCTGGGCCTGGTAGCGGGCGGACTCATTCTGGGGAGGATCAACCCAGCAGCTACCAGCTTCAATACAGCCTATATCGCCCCCTGGTTTAATCTTTTTTCTTTCACTCTCGCCATCTTTCTTTGCATTCTGTTTACTTATTTAGCTTCCGTATATCTTGTGGGAGAAACAAGTGACCAGAAGTTAAAATCTTTTTTTATATTCCGAGCCAAACGATGGATGACCGCTTCCATAGTGGTGGGAGGCGCGGTTTTTATCACAGGCTGGTTTTCGCATTCCGACCTGTTCCAACGGTTCCTGACCAGCCCGGTCAGTCTGTTTTGTGTGGGCTTGACCACCTTACTGCTGATCCCTGGCTGGATCGCCTTAAACGAAAGGGCCATCTGGATCCCCCGGGTCATTGCTTCAGGACAATTCACACTGATCGTTCTGGGATGGTATAATGTCGAGTATCCGTACCTCATCCCGCCGTCACCTCAATTCGGTTACCCGGGTTTGACCTTGTACGATGCAGCAGCCTCGGGGGCTGTACTCAATAGCCTGGCCCTCGCTCTAATTATTGGATCCCTTTTAATTTTTCCATCAATATTTTATCTTTTTAAAGTTTTTAAGGTCCGAACCTGA
- a CDS encoding DMT family transporter, whose protein sequence is MSPRSRFVKGVGFASVTASLWGMLPILMDAALHEFKSGTVVWFRFTFAFLVLFAILWARSVKPWIILRKPPVIGLLSAVCLAANYFLFMEGIRLSSPSNSAVVIQSAPVMLVLIGVYYFNETINRLQVTGLILAGIGFSFFFNEQAGSLSGNEFYFKANMVITLAALTWAVYMALQKKLQDRYSSQELNLLVYGTAALVLVGLVDWNDFNSVSNTGGVLMVVLGINTLLAYGCLTEAIKYIPLSLISVIVALNPFITMFLMQMAPVLFPEWIRPESISMLGYLGAVTAIGGVIVVIRFHQQPKLEETPSTT, encoded by the coding sequence ATGTCACCCCGATCCCGATTTGTCAAGGGAGTAGGGTTTGCCAGCGTCACTGCGTCCTTGTGGGGAATGTTGCCGATACTCATGGATGCCGCCCTTCATGAATTTAAATCGGGGACGGTCGTCTGGTTCCGATTCACTTTTGCGTTCCTTGTCTTGTTTGCGATTTTATGGGCGCGAAGTGTAAAGCCCTGGATTATTTTAAGGAAACCTCCGGTTATCGGATTGCTGTCTGCGGTATGTCTGGCAGCAAACTATTTTTTGTTTATGGAAGGGATTCGACTGAGCAGTCCATCCAATTCAGCCGTTGTGATTCAGAGTGCGCCGGTGATGCTGGTTTTAATTGGAGTCTATTATTTTAATGAAACTATCAATCGACTTCAGGTGACAGGATTGATACTGGCGGGGATCGGGTTCAGTTTTTTTTTCAATGAACAGGCGGGAAGCCTCAGTGGAAACGAATTTTATTTTAAAGCGAATATGGTTATCACGCTGGCTGCGTTAACCTGGGCAGTTTACATGGCCTTGCAGAAAAAATTGCAGGACCGCTATTCATCACAAGAACTCAATCTTTTGGTTTATGGTACTGCGGCGTTGGTGTTAGTAGGACTTGTTGATTGGAATGATTTTAACAGCGTCTCTAATACCGGTGGTGTCTTGATGGTTGTTCTTGGGATCAATACTCTGCTTGCATATGGTTGCTTGACCGAAGCAATCAAGTACATACCCCTATCACTGATCAGTGTTATCGTTGCCCTCAATCCCTTTATCACCATGTTCCTGATGCAGATGGCACCCGTGTTGTTTCCGGAATGGATTCGGCCTGAGTCAATCTCTATGTTGGGATACCTTGGTGCAGTCACTGCGATCGGGGGTGTTATTGTGGTCATCCGCTTTCATCAGCAACCAAAATTAGAGGAAACCCCCTCGACAACCTAA
- the smpB gene encoding SsrA-binding protein SmpB, whose translation MEGIKIICQNKKARHEYHLEDRFEAGLVLVGTEVKALRDGRANLVDSFAEFEGGEAYLYNCHINHYSPAHQFNHNPTRKRKLLMHKSEISRLIGKTRERGTSLIPLKLYFLRGRVKVELALAHGKKLHDKRETLKRKEAEREMSRAIKSFNR comes from the coding sequence ATGGAAGGAATAAAAATCATCTGCCAGAATAAAAAAGCACGGCACGAATACCATCTCGAAGACCGTTTTGAGGCTGGGCTTGTATTAGTGGGAACTGAGGTCAAGGCCCTCAGGGATGGACGCGCCAATCTGGTGGACAGCTTTGCCGAATTTGAGGGCGGGGAAGCTTATCTTTACAATTGTCATATCAACCATTACTCACCCGCTCACCAGTTCAATCACAATCCGACACGAAAGCGGAAACTGCTCATGCACAAGTCGGAGATTTCACGTTTAATTGGCAAAACCCGTGAACGGGGCACCAGTCTGATCCCTCTTAAACTTTACTTTTTACGAGGCCGTGTAAAAGTAGAGCTCGCTCTGGCGCACGGTAAAAAGCTACACGACAAGCGGGAAACTCTTAAACGTAAAGAAGCAGAAAGAGAGATGTCGCGTGCGATAAAATCGTTCAACCGTTAG
- the hisB gene encoding imidazoleglycerol-phosphate dehydratase HisB encodes MERQAQVKRTTSETDIEVSINLDGTGQQDIETPIPFLDHMLSQIAKHGHFDLVVRAKGDTHIDFHHTVEDIGITLGEAFLKALGDKRGIRRFSQAKIPLNEALAEVIVDISGRAFFVFNLDLPKSKLGQFDVELVPEFFQAFSANSGVTLHINSPYWSNLHHIVEASFKAFARALDQACSLDPRSQDIPSTKGKL; translated from the coding sequence ATGGAACGCCAGGCACAAGTAAAACGCACTACTTCTGAAACGGATATCGAAGTTTCCATCAACCTGGACGGCACGGGTCAACAGGATATTGAAACTCCCATTCCCTTTTTAGATCACATGTTGTCGCAAATCGCCAAGCACGGCCATTTTGATCTGGTTGTGAGGGCCAAAGGTGACACGCATATTGACTTCCACCACACTGTTGAAGATATCGGGATCACGCTTGGAGAAGCTTTTCTGAAAGCGTTGGGTGACAAACGCGGTATTCGCCGGTTTTCCCAGGCTAAAATCCCGCTCAATGAAGCATTGGCCGAGGTGATTGTCGATATCAGTGGAAGAGCCTTTTTTGTCTTTAATCTTGACCTGCCAAAGTCAAAGCTCGGACAATTTGATGTTGAACTGGTCCCCGAATTTTTCCAGGCGTTCTCAGCCAACAGTGGTGTGACACTCCACATCAATTCCCCCTACTGGAGCAATCTCCATCACATTGTCGAGGCGTCATTCAAGGCATTTGCCCGTGCGCTCGACCAGGCCTGTTCCCTCGACCCACGTTCCCAGGATATTCCGTCCACTAAAGGGAAGCTCTGA
- the hisH gene encoding imidazole glycerol phosphate synthase subunit HisH, with product MIAIIDYGMGNLRSVQKAFEAVDVPAQVTRNPDTILNADAMVLPGVGAFKDCMHNLEELDLIPQIRKFIESGKPFLGICLGLQLLFEQSSEFGNVPGLGMLPGRVVRFDEGQKSENGVSLKVPHMGWNTLRFQNSCPLLEGIPPESYFYFVHSFHVVPDNKDIIASTTQYGIDFVSGIHTENLFAFQFHPEKSQTLGLAILKNFSKLI from the coding sequence ATGATTGCCATTATTGATTATGGCATGGGCAATCTGCGGTCAGTTCAAAAGGCGTTCGAAGCAGTAGACGTCCCTGCCCAGGTGACGCGCAACCCGGATACAATTCTCAATGCCGATGCCATGGTTTTGCCCGGAGTCGGGGCCTTCAAGGATTGTATGCACAATCTTGAAGAACTCGATCTTATCCCTCAAATTCGCAAATTCATAGAATCCGGAAAGCCTTTTCTGGGGATCTGCCTGGGGTTGCAGCTTTTATTTGAACAAAGCTCAGAATTTGGCAATGTTCCTGGCCTTGGTATGTTGCCTGGCCGTGTGGTGCGGTTTGATGAGGGGCAGAAATCAGAGAATGGAGTTTCACTGAAAGTTCCTCATATGGGGTGGAATACGTTAAGGTTTCAAAACTCATGCCCGCTTCTTGAAGGAATCCCCCCTGAGTCTTATTTCTATTTTGTGCATTCTTTTCATGTCGTTCCGGACAATAAAGACATCATAGCTTCCACAACGCAATATGGGATTGATTTTGTCTCGGGAATTCATACCGAAAACCTTTTTGCTTTTCAGTTTCATCCTGAAAAAAGTCAAACGCTGGGTCTGGCCATTCTTAAAAACTTTTCTAAGTTAATTTAG
- a CDS encoding polyprenyl synthetase family protein, whose protein sequence is MPAKQYLSECKEFIDQSIGQFLPGQKTFPESIHESMHYSVFAGGKRLRPALLIAAAEAVGGDRNEVLPFAVAVEFLHTYTLIHDDLPALDNDNLRRGKPTNHKVFGEAIAILSGDGLLTQSFILMTQAVMMENIPHKNILRAANELARALGSTGVIGGQVVDLESEGEAIDADTLEYIHIYKTGFFFKACIRAGAILSQASEVELGALSRFGAHIGLAFQIIDDILDITGDQEKLGKDVGSDQDKDKATYPAMFGLEASKAKAEQLVEEGIACLDTFDHRADPLRGIGQFFVERTF, encoded by the coding sequence TTGCCCGCCAAGCAATACCTATCCGAATGTAAAGAGTTTATTGACCAGTCTATTGGTCAATTTCTGCCCGGCCAGAAGACTTTCCCGGAAAGCATTCATGAGTCAATGCACTACAGCGTATTCGCTGGTGGGAAGCGGTTGCGCCCTGCGTTGTTGATTGCTGCAGCAGAGGCGGTTGGGGGTGACCGTAATGAGGTCTTGCCCTTTGCGGTGGCGGTGGAGTTCCTGCACACTTACACCCTGATTCATGACGATCTGCCCGCACTGGATAATGATAACCTTCGGCGCGGGAAACCCACCAATCATAAGGTTTTTGGCGAAGCCATCGCAATATTGTCCGGCGATGGGTTGTTGACTCAATCCTTCATACTCATGACCCAGGCGGTCATGATGGAGAACATCCCGCACAAAAACATCCTGCGGGCGGCCAATGAACTGGCCCGGGCTCTTGGCTCAACCGGTGTCATCGGCGGTCAGGTGGTGGATCTGGAATCCGAGGGGGAGGCCATTGATGCAGACACACTTGAGTACATCCACATCTACAAAACAGGGTTCTTTTTTAAAGCCTGTATAAGGGCCGGTGCGATACTGAGCCAGGCTTCAGAGGTTGAGTTGGGGGCTTTGTCCCGATTTGGAGCTCACATTGGACTGGCCTTCCAGATCATTGACGATATCCTGGATATCACGGGTGATCAGGAAAAATTAGGTAAGGATGTGGGGAGTGATCAAGACAAAGATAAAGCGACTTACCCGGCCATGTTTGGCCTGGAAGCTTCAAAGGCAAAGGCCGAGCAGTTAGTTGAAGAGGGAATAGCTTGTCTCGACACCTTTGACCATCGAGCCGACCCATTAAGGGGAATCGGACAATTTTTTGTAGAACGCACATTTTAA
- the dxs gene encoding 1-deoxy-D-xylulose-5-phosphate synthase, which translates to MTQYLDKIESPADIKKFGEKELKVLAGEIRDRLLSTISKTGGHLGSNMGVVELTLAMHYVFNTPADKFVWDVGHQSYVHKLLTGRNKRFDTLRQYQGLSGFTKREECQHDCWNTGHGGTSISAALGFAKANEIKKQDNKVVAVIGDGSLTSGMAFEALNHAGHIKSNMIVVLNDNEMSIAPNVGGLSAHLSQIMTGQWMTRIKKEVDEVLLAIPGIGEEISKYAHKLDETIKGIFIPGRLFEDLGLRYIGPIDGHDTQGLIETFENIKDLEGPTVMHVITRKGKGYKVAEEKADIWHGAKPFNIETGEFHKKKANPAYTAIFAEALIELAREDEDIVAITAAMPDGTGISKFGKVFPERTFDVGMAEQHAVDFASALALEGLRPVTAIYSTFLQRAYDQVVHDVCLMDIPMTFAMDRAGIVGEDGATHQGLYDIAYLRTLPNMIIMGPKDENELRDMLKTSIYHEGPAAIRFPRDACEGLDLNPEMKIMEIGKGEVLQDGTDIAVVAFGHVVPRCREVVKNLEAEGHSVAFINARFAKPIDEKLMIEYALKTKCMVTVEEHSRPGGFGSAVLESLHDHIVDQPLNVKTFGVADIVVEHGAPKIIRKDLGLDEETLTVAIRSFYQNVVNPEATTATQDSNGQGNGNGISVDAKSESGTAPVKKPTNIGI; encoded by the coding sequence ATGACCCAATACCTCGATAAAATCGAGAGCCCAGCCGACATCAAGAAATTTGGTGAGAAAGAGTTGAAAGTTCTGGCTGGTGAAATCCGTGACCGGCTGCTTTCAACGATCTCCAAGACCGGTGGCCATCTGGGATCCAATATGGGTGTTGTGGAATTAACCCTTGCCATGCATTACGTTTTCAACACTCCTGCTGACAAGTTTGTCTGGGATGTTGGACATCAATCTTATGTCCATAAACTCCTGACGGGTAGAAATAAAAGGTTTGATACCTTGCGGCAATACCAAGGTTTGTCCGGCTTTACTAAACGTGAGGAATGCCAACATGACTGCTGGAATACCGGGCATGGCGGCACTTCAATTTCGGCTGCGCTGGGATTTGCAAAAGCCAATGAAATAAAAAAACAGGATAACAAGGTGGTTGCTGTCATCGGTGACGGTTCCCTTACTTCAGGTATGGCATTTGAAGCACTTAATCATGCCGGACATATCAAATCCAATATGATTGTTGTCCTCAACGATAATGAAATGTCGATCGCTCCCAATGTTGGCGGGCTTTCAGCACATCTCAGTCAGATCATGACCGGACAGTGGATGACCCGGATCAAAAAAGAAGTGGATGAAGTTCTTCTGGCTATACCGGGAATCGGAGAAGAAATTTCCAAGTATGCCCACAAACTGGACGAAACCATCAAGGGGATTTTTATTCCAGGCAGATTGTTTGAAGACCTCGGGCTCCGATATATAGGACCCATAGACGGCCATGACACGCAGGGACTGATTGAAACTTTCGAAAATATTAAGGATCTTGAGGGTCCCACCGTGATGCATGTGATCACTCGAAAAGGTAAGGGATACAAGGTCGCTGAGGAAAAGGCGGATATCTGGCACGGCGCCAAACCTTTTAATATCGAAACCGGAGAGTTTCATAAGAAGAAAGCGAACCCTGCGTATACCGCAATTTTTGCCGAAGCGCTCATTGAACTTGCGCGTGAGGATGAGGATATCGTTGCCATTACTGCGGCCATGCCGGATGGCACCGGGATTTCGAAATTTGGAAAAGTGTTTCCGGAGCGTACTTTTGATGTCGGGATGGCCGAGCAGCACGCGGTCGACTTTGCCAGTGCTTTGGCGCTGGAAGGTTTGCGCCCTGTGACAGCGATCTACTCGACTTTTCTCCAGCGAGCCTACGATCAGGTTGTGCACGATGTCTGTTTAATGGATATTCCCATGACCTTTGCTATGGATCGGGCTGGCATCGTTGGGGAAGATGGGGCTACGCATCAGGGGCTCTACGATATTGCCTATTTGCGAACCTTGCCCAACATGATCATTATGGGCCCGAAAGACGAAAACGAATTGCGCGATATGCTGAAGACCTCCATTTATCATGAAGGGCCTGCAGCGATCCGGTTTCCGAGAGATGCGTGTGAAGGACTGGACCTCAACCCTGAAATGAAAATAATGGAAATCGGGAAGGGTGAGGTGTTGCAGGATGGAACGGATATCGCCGTAGTGGCATTTGGTCATGTCGTTCCCCGGTGTCGTGAGGTTGTGAAAAACCTTGAAGCCGAGGGACACAGTGTCGCGTTTATCAACGCTAGGTTTGCAAAACCGATTGATGAAAAACTGATGATCGAGTATGCGCTCAAAACGAAATGTATGGTAACCGTCGAGGAACATTCGCGGCCCGGCGGGTTTGGCTCTGCTGTTCTCGAATCCCTGCATGATCATATTGTTGATCAACCCCTCAATGTAAAAACATTTGGAGTCGCCGATATCGTGGTCGAACACGGTGCGCCAAAAATTATCCGTAAGGATCTGGGCCTGGACGAAGAAACGCTCACTGTAGCGATACGGAGTTTTTACCAGAATGTAGTGAACCCTGAAGCGACAACTGCTACTCAGGATTCGAATGGGCAAGGGAATGGAAATGGAATCTCGGTCGACGCCAAAAGCGAATCGGGAACGGCCCCTGTCAAAAAGCCAACTAATATTGGAATATAA